From Acidovorax sp. 1608163:
CTGGAAGCGCAGCCTGTTCGGCGACCTGCACGCCTACGGTCCCGACGCCGTGCGCTTCTATACCAAGCGCAAGACCATCACGCAGCGCTGGCCATCGGCGGGCGTGCGCGAAGGCGCGGTGTTCAGCTTCCCGAGCAGCCGATGAGCAGGCGCTAAGAAGCGCAGCGCGCTCCTGCAGAGACGGCCCCTTGTGGGCCGTTTTCTTTGGTGCGCGGACGTTGGGGATGGGGTCTGAGGCAGCGGTTTACGCACCAGTGTGGTGGGACCAGGGTGCGAGGGCTGCAGCGTGGTGCAACGGGGGCTGTGCTGGCGTATTTCGCGTGGCATATCAATTGCTTGAAGGGTGTTGCATCCATCAACCCGCAACCCCTTTTGAAGGTGAATCCATGCGCAATGTCCTGACGTCGCAATCTCTCCCCCAGCGTCGCAACGCGTTGGTGTTGGCCCTGTTCTCGGCCCTCACGCTCATGGGTGGCAGCGCTGCGGTGGCGCAGGACAAAGTGCTGCGCATTGCCATGACGGCTGCCGACATTCCGCGCACGCTGGGGCAGCCTGACCAGGGCTTTGAGGGCAACCGCTTCACCGGCATTCCCATCTACGACTCGCTCACGCAATGGGATTTGTCAAAGGCCGATGCACCGAGCGTGCTGATCGAGGGGCTGGCTACCGCGTGGGCGGTAGATGCCAAGGACAAGACCAAGTGGGTCTTCAAGCTGCGCCCTGGTGTCAAATTCCATGATGGCTCGGCCTTCAATGCCGATGCGGTGGTGTGGAATGTGGCCAAGGTGCTGGACAAGGACGCCGTGCACTTTGACGCCAGCCAGGTGGGCGTGACGGCGTCGCGCATGCCCACGCTGCGCTCGGCCCGCAAGATCGACGACCTCACGGTAGAGCTGACAACCAGCGAGCCCGATGCCTTTCTGCCCATCAACCTCACCAATCTGTTCATGGCCTCGCCTGCACATTGGCAGAAGAAGTTTGATGCAGCCTCTGGCGCCACACCGGCCGACAAGTCCAAGGCTGCGTGGACCGCCTTTGCGGCCGATCCCGCGGGTTCGGGTCCCTTCAAGGTGACGCGGTTTGTGGCGCGTGAGCGCCTGGAGCTGGCCGCCAACAAGGCGTATTGGGATGCCAAGCGCACGCCCAAGATCGACAAGGTGGTGATGTTGCCCATGCCTGAGGCCAATGCCCGCACGGCCGCGTTGCTGGGCGGCCAGGTGGACTGGATCGAGGCGCCTGCGCCCGATGCCATGCCGCAGATCACGCAGCGTGGTTTCAAGATTTACTCCAACGCCCAGCCCCACGTATGGCCGTGGCAGCTGTCGTTTGCTGAGGGCTCGCCCTGGCTGGACAAGCGTGTGCGCCAGGCGGCCAACCTGTGCATTGACCGTGGCGGCATGAAGCAGCTGCTGGGCGGCATGATGGCCGAGCCCAAGGGCACGGTGCCGCCCGGCCACCCCTGGTGGGGCAACCCCAAGTTCGACATCAAGTACGACGTGAAGGCGGCACAGGCCTTGATGGCGCAGGCGGGCTACTCGGCTGCCAAGCCCATCAAGGTGAAGGTGCAGATCTCGGCCTCGGGATCGGGACAGATGCAGCCACTGCCGATGAATGAGTTTGCGCAGCAGTCCCTCAAGCAGTGCTACTTCGACGTGCAGTTCGACGTGATCGAGTGGAACACCTTGTTCACCAACTGGCGCAAGGGCGCCAAGGACCCGTCAGCCAATGGCGCGAACGCCGTGAACATCAGCTTTGCCGCCATGGATCCGTTCTTTGCCATGGTGCGATTTGTGAGCACCAAGGCCTTCCCGCCGGTGTCCAACAACTGGGGTTACTACGGCAATGCCGAGGTGGACAAGCTGGTGGCCGATGCCCGCACCAGTTTTGACGACAAGGCCCGTGACGCTGCCCTGGCCAAGTTGCATGCCCACATCGTGGAAGACGCACCGTTTGTCTGGATCGCCCACGACGTGGGGCCGCGTGCCCTGTCGGCCAAGGTCAAGAACGTGGTGCAGCCCAAGAGCTGGTTCATTGACATCGCCACGATGACGATGGATTGATGTCCGGGCAGGGTCACACCGGCCAGCCCGGCGCGAACCCTGCACCCTGCGCCCTGCGCCCTGCGCCCAGCGCCCAGCCCCTGCGGGCGCGCAGCTTGACCCTTCACCCCGTTGCAGGACTGTCCCATGGTTGCTTATCTGCTGCGCCGCATCGTCTATGCCCTGCCTATCATGCTGGGCGTGGCGCTGGTGTGCTTTTTACTGGTGCACCTGGCCCCTGGCGATCCGCTGGTGTCTATCTTGCCGCCCGACGCCTCGGCCGAGCTGCAGGCCCAGTTGCGCGAGTTGTATGGGTTTAACCGATCGCTGCCTGAGCAGTTTGCGATGTGGGTGTGGCGCGCACTGCACGGTGACCTGGGCGTATCGATTGCCAGCAACCGCGCCGTGGCGGGCGAAGTGATGACGGCCGTGGCCAACACCCTGCGCCTGGCCGTGGTGGCCACAGCCATTGGCTTTGTGCTGGGCAGTCTGTTTGGCTTTGTGGCGGGGTACTTTCGCCACTCGTGGGTAGACCGGCTGGCGTCCCTGCTGTCGGTGCTGGGGGTGAGCGTGCCGCACTACTGGCTGGGCATGGTGATGGTGATCGTTTTCAGCTCGCAGCTGGCCTGGCTACCCGCCACGGGGGCGGGCCCGGGGGGCTCGTCCGACTGGGCCTGGGACTGGGAGCACCTGCAGTTCCTGGTGCTTCCTGCCATCACGATGTCGGTGATCCCGATGGGCATCATCGCGCGCACCGTGCGTGCCCTGGTGGCCGAAATTCTGGACCAGGAGTTCATTGTGGGCCTGCGGGCCAAGGGGCTCACGCACTTTGGTGTGTTTCGCCACATGGTCAAGAACGCAGCGCCTACGGCGCTGGCGGTGATGGGGCTGCAACTGGGCTACCTGTTGGGGGGCTCTATCCTGATCGAGACCGTGTTCTCCTGGCCGGGCACGGGCTTCTTGCTCAACTCCGCCATCTTCCAGCGCGACCTGCCTTTGCTGCAGGGAACCATTC
This genomic window contains:
- a CDS encoding ABC transporter permease, which gives rise to MVAYLLRRIVYALPIMLGVALVCFLLVHLAPGDPLVSILPPDASAELQAQLRELYGFNRSLPEQFAMWVWRALHGDLGVSIASNRAVAGEVMTAVANTLRLAVVATAIGFVLGSLFGFVAGYFRHSWVDRLASLLSVLGVSVPHYWLGMVMVIVFSSQLAWLPATGAGPGGSSDWAWDWEHLQFLVLPAITMSVIPMGIIARTVRALVAEILDQEFIVGLRAKGLTHFGVFRHMVKNAAPTALAVMGLQLGYLLGGSILIETVFSWPGTGFLLNSAIFQRDLPLLQGTILVLALFFVLLNLLVDMLQTLLDPRIARA
- a CDS encoding ABC transporter substrate-binding protein, which encodes MGGSAAVAQDKVLRIAMTAADIPRTLGQPDQGFEGNRFTGIPIYDSLTQWDLSKADAPSVLIEGLATAWAVDAKDKTKWVFKLRPGVKFHDGSAFNADAVVWNVAKVLDKDAVHFDASQVGVTASRMPTLRSARKIDDLTVELTTSEPDAFLPINLTNLFMASPAHWQKKFDAASGATPADKSKAAWTAFAADPAGSGPFKVTRFVARERLELAANKAYWDAKRTPKIDKVVMLPMPEANARTAALLGGQVDWIEAPAPDAMPQITQRGFKIYSNAQPHVWPWQLSFAEGSPWLDKRVRQAANLCIDRGGMKQLLGGMMAEPKGTVPPGHPWWGNPKFDIKYDVKAAQALMAQAGYSAAKPIKVKVQISASGSGQMQPLPMNEFAQQSLKQCYFDVQFDVIEWNTLFTNWRKGAKDPSANGANAVNISFAAMDPFFAMVRFVSTKAFPPVSNNWGYYGNAEVDKLVADARTSFDDKARDAALAKLHAHIVEDAPFVWIAHDVGPRALSAKVKNVVQPKSWFIDIATMTMD